One Vespula pensylvanica isolate Volc-1 chromosome 3, ASM1446617v1, whole genome shotgun sequence DNA window includes the following coding sequences:
- the LOC122627767 gene encoding glycosylated lysosomal membrane protein-like, with protein MPRVPLLSLLLFFSIISMNLAGLAKRTLYFEERCKNQNWTTMYLRADGSNDTLHYLWDFGGKPSILMALTSLSATLNITCEDFLQRKMNSVVFSENPNYTVGFILNKIIEFNDVNDTAMINLDNVANINFLMSEFFRWSRKSFSMFGDSFGLDMEGNSYKDTAMNITRYGSIKLSLRGYYFMDHTDTIPHMLHTENAMLVDLILDNIQTNETFSSSRFAIELIIVGGGNPDKMVIIDPKKNLDDEHTPGIFEMIEVRIPSFDKTDEVENNGAYLQWRPVSYGSAKRDIAGSTEIVQYRPSKVNHHAIENSMLYCYYGRESKDILVQTLLISIGSKGDGFYKNTHYTTWTFIIGYGIPPDEQFSYLVIMIISIGLGLPLIIMFLAGLYMCIRNMSKRNTNTYLNR; from the exons ATGCCTCGTGTACCGTTATTATcgttacttctctttttttctattatttctatgaATCTCGCTGGACTTGCGAAAAGAACA TTATATTTCGAGGAACGATGCAAAAATCAAAATTGGACTACGATGTATCTGAGAGCAGACGGTTCGAACGATACGTTACATTATCTTTGGGATTTTGGCGGTAAACCATCGATACTAATGGCGCTGACGTCGCTCTCGGCgacattaaatattacttgCGAAGATTTTCTTCAGAGAAAAATGAACTCCGTCGTATTTTCGGAAAATCCAAATTACACGGTtggatttatattaaataag aTTATCGAATTCAACGATGTAAATGATACGGCAATGATTAATTTAGACAACGTCGctaatataaactttttaatgTCAGAATTCTTTCGTTGGTCGCGCAAATCCTTTTCGATGTTCGGTGATTCCTTTGGTTTGGATATGGAGGGTAACTCTTATAAAGATACAGCTATGAATATCACCAGATACGGGAGTATAAAACTTTCG TTAAGAGGATATTACTTTATGGATCATACCGACACAATACCGCACATGTTGCATACTGAAAATGCGATGCTGGTAGATTTAATTTTGGACAATatacaaacgaacgaaacttTCTCCAGTAGCAGATTCGctatcgaattaataatcgttGGGGGTGGTAATCCTGATAAAATGGTAATCATCGATCCTAAAAAGAATTTGGACGACGAACATACACCGGGTATATTCGAG ATGATCGAAGTAAGGATACCGTCCTTCGATAAGACCGATGAAGTAGAAAACAATGGTGCATATTTACAATGGAGACCAGTGTCTTATGGATCAGCAAAGCGAGATATCGCTGGTTCAACGGAAATCGTACAGTATCGACCATCGAAAGTAAATCATCATGCGATCGAGAACTCTATGCTTTATTGTTACTACGGAAGGGAATCTAAAGATATTCTAGTTCAAACGCTCCTAATCTCGATCGGATCAAAAGGAGatggattttataaaaatactcaTTACACAACGTg GACTTTCATTATTGGATACGGCATACCGCCAGACGAGCAGTTTTCTTATTTGGTGATCATGATCATCTCGATCGGACTTGGTCTTCCTCTTATCATTATGTTCTTAGCTGgattgtatatgtgtattcgTAACATGTCCAAGCGAAACACTAACACTTATTTAAATCGATGA